From one Bacteroides fragilis NCTC 9343 genomic stretch:
- a CDS encoding BT_3987 domain-containing protein: MNRFNYIGMLAYVALSMSSCDDSFDVSSKADGVLAVSQEGFNTLQSYNVGEKYTADLWIQQGGLKSTASVVSFSVDKALLDSMNIADGTSYELLPADCYQLTKSSVDIPANERLLKGELTYDPAKIQELSGYDHLKYVLPLRATSSGMPFVSGRSVLLLGFKVSEPIVTIMNAGVEEINLAEVKELPVQIGVPFTNKWEISCRLESRQSVIDAYNTAHGTYFSMLPSDAYVTPETPILHSGVNQVTATYKLKDDILPGNYMLPVQIAEVTSDATIRADKDVYAAYSIIKEGDKLSKTDWKIVSFTTEEASGEGSNNGHAKHLIDGNIETFWHSRWQGGSDPLPYEIIIDMNHRVKIAQIELLPRGRGSNNPIKVVRFEASEDGTNWESIGQFGFTNQDAALKYYVKSSTARYIKLVIPDGVGNGTVAAIRELDVRGTVVN, from the coding sequence ATGAATAGATTTAATTACATAGGAATGTTAGCTTACGTCGCACTGTCTATGAGCAGTTGTGATGATAGTTTTGATGTAAGTTCCAAAGCCGATGGGGTTTTGGCTGTTTCTCAGGAAGGGTTTAATACATTGCAATCTTATAATGTAGGCGAAAAGTATACGGCAGATTTATGGATACAGCAGGGGGGCTTGAAGTCAACTGCCAGTGTAGTAAGTTTTTCTGTGGACAAAGCTTTGCTCGATTCAATGAATATTGCCGATGGAACCTCATATGAACTTCTTCCTGCTGACTGTTATCAATTAACAAAAAGTTCTGTCGATATTCCCGCAAACGAAAGGCTGTTGAAAGGTGAGCTCACTTACGACCCGGCTAAGATACAAGAGCTCTCCGGATATGATCATTTGAAATATGTGTTGCCTTTACGTGCTACATCCAGTGGAATGCCTTTTGTTTCAGGACGTTCTGTTTTATTGTTGGGTTTTAAAGTTTCAGAGCCGATTGTAACTATTATGAATGCCGGAGTAGAAGAGATCAACCTGGCAGAAGTAAAGGAGTTACCTGTACAGATCGGGGTCCCATTCACCAATAAATGGGAAATCAGCTGTCGCTTGGAAAGCCGCCAGTCGGTGATTGATGCCTATAATACGGCTCACGGTACTTATTTCAGCATGCTTCCGTCCGATGCCTATGTGACTCCCGAAACTCCGATTCTTCATAGTGGAGTAAATCAGGTTACAGCAACTTATAAACTGAAAGACGATATCCTGCCGGGAAATTATATGTTACCCGTGCAAATAGCAGAGGTAACTTCTGATGCTACTATACGGGCTGATAAGGATGTTTATGCAGCTTATAGCATTATTAAAGAAGGGGATAAACTTTCTAAAACAGATTGGAAAATTGTATCGTTCACTACCGAAGAGGCTTCGGGTGAAGGCAGCAATAATGGACATGCCAAACATTTAATTGACGGAAATATCGAGACTTTCTGGCATTCGCGTTGGCAGGGAGGATCTGATCCTTTACCTTATGAAATAATTATCGATATGAATCATCGGGTCAAAATAGCTCAGATAGAGTTATTGCCACGTGGGCGAGGAAGTAATAATCCGATAAAGGTGGTACGTTTTGAAGCCAGTGAAGACGGGACGAATTGGGAATCGATCGGTCAGTTTGGTTTTACGAATCAGGATGCCGCACTAAAATATTATGTAAAATCATCCACGGCACGCTATATCAAATTGGTCATTCCGGATGGGGTGGGTAATGGTACAGTAGCTGCGATTCGTGAATTGGATGTAAGGGGTACAGTCGTCAACTGA
- a CDS encoding SusC/RagA family TonB-linked outer membrane protein: MRKPFMLISVLPITVHISHDTDTASNRIGGIPEKYALKNKVLRSICFVLFLLSIGLNSAFAQVRNAAGLVVDENGQPLIGVQIKLEGTTTGVITDVDGNFSINAKKGDILLFSYVGYEPQRITYKGEKILAIKMLPNTELLDEVVVIGYGKQKKNSVVSSINAIGPKELAVSSNRNLTNSLAGQVPGLIAVQRSGEPGYDNSEFWIRGVSSFKGGTNPLVLVDGVPRNMQDIEPDEIESFTLLKDAAATAVYGAEGANGVILITSKRGNSQKPKISLRAESTLLTPTRLPKFMNSVETLDLYNEALNNEGTASIRTAEEIAMYGPGADRDLYPDTDWLKEMLREHTYNMRYTLNVRGGSERARYFVSGAFYQENGIFKEGKKNEYDNNIGLKRYNLRSNIDFDATKTTLVKVDISGQYLQTNYPGTSTNTIFNSMCRTPSYLMPAEYSDGTIAGHPRPSGNRVNPYNLLMNSGYAKEWRTSIQSKLEVDQKLDFITKGLNWKGLISFDADMKYIAKRTKTPTQYLATGRDENGGLQFKKVVEGSDVLTEKLENSSNKKIYFETSFNYNRTFAQKHDVTAMVLYMQKETQYHNNALPYRKQGLVGRATYGYDGRYFIEGNFGYTGSETFAKGYRFGFFPAMGLAWYVSNEPFYPEVLKKVVNKLKFRFSIGRTGNDDTGGDRFLYRGTMKQDNGGYDLGFSDTGGMGGIGNGITEARFEAPYLSWEIEEKKNYGIDLGLFDNRIDLQVDYFNNKRKSILLQRNTVSNVTGFQQMPWQNFGIVKNHGVDASLILNQKIGQVNLSARGNFTFARNEIIEYDQVPQVYPWLEKRGTRLNSNKLYIAEGLYTYDDFIINGEGLNRTYELKPGVVSGLSSGVRPGDIKYKDLNGDGKIDSNDQKEDVGNPTVPEVVYGFGFNAEWKGFYAGIFFQGAGNTSTVLGTGADATFFPFQWGVEESAVRSVVADRWTEQNPSQNVMFPRMHSNNFQNNTVASTWWLRDASFLRLKNIELGYNFDKKLLKKLNIEALRFYVQGNNLCVWDHIKMWDPEQGNSNGGFPYPLNRTFTFGLDFTF; this comes from the coding sequence ATGAGAAAACCTTTTATGCTAATATCAGTTTTACCGATAACTGTTCATATTAGTCATGATACCGATACTGCCAGTAATCGTATCGGTGGGATACCAGAAAAATATGCGCTTAAGAATAAAGTATTAAGATCAATTTGCTTTGTTCTGTTTTTATTATCTATCGGACTCAATTCAGCCTTTGCCCAAGTCCGTAATGCCGCCGGACTTGTGGTGGATGAGAATGGCCAGCCCTTGATTGGAGTACAAATTAAATTGGAAGGAACTACTACAGGAGTTATTACCGATGTAGATGGCAATTTTTCGATAAATGCCAAAAAAGGGGACATACTTCTTTTTTCGTATGTGGGCTACGAACCACAGCGGATAACCTATAAAGGTGAAAAGATTTTGGCTATAAAAATGCTTCCAAACACCGAATTGTTGGATGAAGTAGTGGTAATTGGTTACGGCAAACAGAAAAAAAATAGTGTAGTAAGTTCTATTAATGCCATCGGGCCTAAAGAACTGGCAGTATCATCTAACAGAAATCTGACTAATTCCTTGGCCGGACAGGTGCCGGGCCTGATTGCCGTTCAACGTTCGGGTGAGCCGGGATATGATAACTCTGAGTTTTGGATTAGAGGTGTAAGTTCTTTTAAGGGAGGTACGAATCCGTTGGTTTTAGTTGACGGTGTGCCTCGTAATATGCAAGATATCGAACCCGACGAGATTGAATCGTTTACTTTGCTGAAAGATGCTGCTGCGACGGCTGTATATGGGGCAGAGGGTGCCAACGGAGTTATTTTGATCACTTCTAAGCGTGGAAATTCACAGAAGCCCAAAATATCTCTTCGTGCCGAGTCCACTTTGCTTACTCCGACTCGTCTACCTAAATTCATGAATTCGGTGGAGACACTCGATCTGTATAATGAAGCTTTAAATAATGAAGGAACAGCCAGTATACGCACAGCGGAAGAAATTGCCATGTATGGTCCGGGAGCCGATCGTGATCTTTATCCCGATACCGACTGGTTGAAGGAGATGTTGAGAGAGCATACTTACAATATGCGTTATACTCTTAATGTAAGGGGAGGTTCCGAACGTGCGCGTTATTTTGTTTCCGGAGCGTTTTATCAGGAGAACGGTATCTTTAAAGAAGGTAAGAAAAACGAGTATGACAATAATATCGGGCTAAAACGTTATAATTTACGTAGTAATATTGATTTTGATGCAACGAAAACGACTTTAGTAAAAGTAGATATAAGTGGGCAATATTTGCAGACAAACTATCCGGGGACAAGTACAAATACTATTTTTAATTCGATGTGCCGCACCCCGTCTTACCTGATGCCTGCTGAATACTCAGACGGGACAATTGCCGGACATCCGCGTCCTTCGGGTAATCGGGTGAATCCGTATAACTTGCTTATGAATTCCGGATATGCCAAAGAATGGAGAACATCTATCCAGTCGAAACTGGAAGTAGACCAAAAATTAGACTTTATCACCAAAGGACTGAACTGGAAAGGTCTGATCAGTTTCGATGCAGACATGAAATATATAGCAAAACGTACAAAGACACCTACTCAATATCTGGCGACCGGACGTGATGAAAACGGTGGATTGCAATTTAAGAAAGTAGTGGAAGGCAGCGACGTATTGACCGAGAAACTGGAAAACTCTTCGAATAAAAAGATATATTTTGAGACTTCGTTCAACTATAACCGGACTTTTGCGCAGAAACACGATGTGACTGCTATGGTTCTTTACATGCAAAAAGAGACTCAATATCATAATAATGCTCTACCTTACAGAAAGCAGGGACTTGTGGGACGTGCTACATATGGCTATGACGGGCGTTATTTTATAGAAGGAAACTTCGGTTATACAGGTTCCGAAACCTTTGCCAAAGGATATCGTTTCGGCTTTTTCCCGGCAATGGGATTGGCATGGTATGTCAGTAACGAACCCTTTTATCCGGAGGTATTGAAGAAGGTGGTCAATAAGTTGAAATTTAGATTTTCTATCGGCCGTACGGGAAATGATGATACCGGTGGCGACCGTTTCTTGTATCGTGGTACGATGAAACAGGATAATGGAGGATATGATCTCGGTTTCAGCGATACGGGAGGTATGGGAGGTATTGGTAATGGAATAACCGAAGCCCGGTTTGAAGCTCCTTACCTTTCATGGGAAATTGAGGAAAAGAAGAATTACGGTATTGATCTCGGGTTATTCGACAACCGTATTGATTTGCAAGTTGACTATTTCAATAATAAGCGTAAAAGCATTTTGTTGCAGCGTAATACAGTGTCCAATGTAACCGGCTTCCAGCAGATGCCTTGGCAGAATTTCGGTATTGTGAAGAATCATGGAGTGGATGCCAGTCTGATCCTTAACCAGAAAATAGGGCAGGTCAATCTGAGTGCACGTGGAAACTTTACGTTTGCCCGTAATGAAATTATCGAATACGATCAAGTGCCACAGGTATATCCTTGGTTGGAGAAAAGAGGCACCCGACTCAACTCAAATAAACTATATATTGCCGAGGGGCTTTATACATATGATGACTTTATCATCAATGGTGAGGGGCTCAACCGTACTTATGAATTAAAACCCGGGGTCGTTTCCGGCCTTTCAAGCGGTGTGCGTCCGGGTGATATCAAATACAAAGACCTGAACGGTGATGGTAAGATTGACAGTAATGACCAGAAGGAAGATGTAGGAAATCCTACTGTTCCCGAAGTGGTCTATGGTTTTGGATTTAATGCTGAATGGAAAGGTTTTTATGCAGGTATCTTTTTTCAGGGAGCCGGTAACACTTCGACAGTATTGGGAACCGGAGCTGACGCAACTTTTTTCCCTTTCCAGTGGGGAGTTGAAGAATCTGCTGTGCGTTCGGTGGTAGCCGATCGCTGGACAGAACAGAATCCGAGTCAGAATGTAATGTTTCCCCGTATGCATAGTAACAACTTCCAGAATAATACGGTAGCCAGTACGTGGTGGTTGCGTGACGCAAGTTTCCTGAGATTGAAGAACATCGAATTAGGTTATAATTTTGATAAAAAGTTGCTGAAAAAGTTGAATATAGAGGCATTACGTTTCTATGTGCAAGGAAACAATCTGTGTGTATGGGATCATATTAAAATGTGGGATCCCGAACAAGGAAACAGCAATGGAGGATTCCCTTATCCTTTGAACCGTACATTTACTTTTGGTCTTGACTTTACATTCTAA